The Apium graveolens cultivar Ventura chromosome 11, ASM990537v1, whole genome shotgun sequence genome has a window encoding:
- the LOC141696755 gene encoding germin-like protein subfamily 3 member 2, with amino-acid sequence MKIIIMFLTIFFYTEIIHLASSDPDQLQDFCIPHNTSSPSSNPLPCKNSTLVKVEDFIYSGIKNPGKFKNGFAGVSVTSEAFPGLNTLGMSFVRADFDVGAINVPHYHPRATETAFLLKGKMYSGFVDSQNRVFAKVIEEGEVMVFPKGLVHFQMNVGDGKATILGSFNSQNPGVVRIPAAVFGSGIAEELLEKAFGLNSKETKKIRKKLGFKEHK; translated from the coding sequence ATGAAAATAATCATAATGTTCTTGACTATTTTCTTCTACACTGAAATAATTCATTTGGCCTCATCAGATCCTGATCAACTCCAAGATTTTTGCATCCCACACAACACGTCATCTCCATCATCCAATCCACTCCCATGCAAGAACTCGACTCTTGTCAAAGTCGAAGATTTCATATATTCAGGAAttaaaaatcctggaaaattCAAAAATGGATTTGCTGGAGTATCAGTTACTTCTGAAGCTTTTCCAGGGTTAAACACCCTGGGCATGTCATTTGTTCGTGCTGATTTTGATGTTGGTGCGATAAATGTACCGCATTATCATCCTCGAGCTACTGAAACAGCTTTCTTGCTTAAAGGGAAAATGTACTCAGGATTTGTAGATTCACAAAACAGAGTATTTGCAAAAGTTATTGAAGAAGGTGAGGTGATGGTGTTTCCGAAAGGGCTAGTGCATTTTCAAATGAATGTTGGAGATGGAAAAGCGACGATATTAGGGAGTTTTAACAGTCAGAATCCAGGAGTGGTGAGGATTCCAGCAGCTGTTTTCGGATCCGGGATTGCTGAAGAGTTGCTGGAAAAGGCCTTTGGATTGAACTCTAAGGAAACTAAGAAGATCAGGAAGAAACTTGGTTTCAAAGAACACAAATAG